One part of the Bdellovibrio bacteriovorus genome encodes these proteins:
- a CDS encoding SufE family protein, translated as MTIQEKQNKVIQDFSALAQWEDRYKKIIDMGKALPEMPESLKTEQNVVKGCQSQVWLSASLNDQGQVLLQGDSDALIVKGLVGLLLNVYSGSTPSEILATPPEFLKALGFEGNLSPSRANGLHSMLKQIKLYATAFDYLLKTKK; from the coding sequence ATGACTATTCAAGAAAAACAAAACAAGGTTATCCAGGATTTCTCAGCCCTTGCGCAATGGGAAGACCGCTACAAGAAGATCATCGACATGGGGAAGGCTTTGCCGGAAATGCCCGAGTCTTTGAAGACTGAGCAGAACGTGGTTAAAGGCTGCCAGTCCCAGGTCTGGTTGTCAGCGTCCTTGAATGATCAGGGGCAGGTTCTGCTTCAGGGTGACAGTGATGCTTTGATCGTGAAGGGTCTGGTGGGTTTGCTTTTGAATGTTTACTCCGGCTCCACTCCGTCAGAGATTTTAGCGACGCCGCCAGAATTTTTGAAAGCTTTGGGGTTTGAAGGAAATTTGTCTCCCAGTCGCGCCAACGGTCTTCACTCGATGCTGAAGCAAATTAAGCTTTATGCAACGGCCTTCGATTATTTGTTAAAAACAAAAAAATAG
- a CDS encoding phosphatase domain-containing protein, with protein sequence MKTWIAFIVLFVGLSAQARTLLVSDVDDTIKLAHVKDLSEAARYAFDSQSRFAGMSELYHLIAQDQPDLEIVYLSRAPDWFMGRTHRKFLANGNYPDGEYINRTNYDSDVHKLYTLREVMAKVRPDKVIFVGDNGEQDPEIYKQISEEFAARNVEFHQFIRIVYPKASILLMTPQMMQEGQTGFVTPVEVALDLEKAGVLKASSVQTLIKAVLPKILEQPNYTAEGEVAFPYFVNCRDMVWKWDDAITRFDGVKSVKDRIVSRCKLRP encoded by the coding sequence ATGAAAACATGGATTGCTTTTATTGTGCTGTTTGTGGGGCTGTCAGCCCAGGCGCGCACTCTTTTGGTCAGTGATGTCGATGACACGATCAAACTGGCCCACGTAAAGGATCTGTCGGAAGCCGCCAGATACGCGTTTGACTCCCAAAGCCGTTTTGCCGGTATGAGTGAGCTGTATCATCTGATCGCCCAGGATCAGCCCGATCTTGAAATTGTGTATCTGTCCCGTGCCCCGGATTGGTTTATGGGGCGCACTCACCGTAAATTCCTGGCCAATGGAAACTATCCGGACGGGGAGTATATCAATCGCACCAATTATGATTCTGACGTGCACAAGCTCTACACCCTCAGAGAGGTCATGGCAAAAGTCCGCCCGGATAAAGTCATCTTTGTCGGCGACAATGGCGAGCAGGATCCCGAAATCTACAAACAGATCTCAGAGGAATTCGCGGCCCGCAATGTGGAGTTTCATCAGTTCATTCGTATCGTGTACCCGAAGGCCAGTATTTTGCTGATGACCCCGCAGATGATGCAGGAGGGGCAGACTGGTTTTGTGACTCCCGTCGAAGTGGCCCTGGATCTGGAAAAAGCCGGCGTGCTGAAGGCGTCCTCGGTTCAGACTCTGATCAAGGCCGTTTTGCCTAAAATTCTTGAACAGCCCAACTACACCGCCGAAGGCGAAGTCGCGTTCCCGTATTTTGTGAACTGCCGTGATATGGTGTGGAAGTGGGATGATGCGATCACCCGTTTTGATGGCGTGAAAAGCGTTAAAGACCGTATTGTCAGCCGCTGCAAGCTTCGCCCGTAA
- a CDS encoding DUF455 family protein — MFSFLVPDVWEKIDNIEKSCEEAFKLTQPWTQMPEDPARDVLLLHPKLHPPKKGFSSAEGQARMLHDLANIELQAMELGVRTLTEFPDAPQGFKEELVAITLNESEHLRMCLEGIESLGFKWGDWPVHSALWRAVSAEDSLLDRILIVHRYLEGSGLDAGDTLIRRLEGLGSNGPVQKIVKQINHDEIGHVNFGSEWYREICRQKKMEAGEDFFTRMADLRLRLPKRIEPVNRVLRSKAGFTDEEIQYFENLRLDFMNKDKKN, encoded by the coding sequence ATGTTCAGTTTTTTGGTCCCGGATGTGTGGGAAAAAATAGACAATATTGAAAAGTCCTGTGAGGAGGCCTTTAAACTCACTCAGCCCTGGACACAGATGCCTGAAGATCCGGCACGGGACGTCCTTTTGCTGCACCCGAAGCTTCACCCCCCTAAAAAGGGCTTTTCTTCAGCCGAAGGGCAGGCGCGCATGCTGCACGATCTGGCCAATATTGAGCTTCAGGCCATGGAGCTGGGGGTAAGAACCCTGACGGAGTTCCCGGATGCTCCGCAGGGCTTCAAAGAAGAACTGGTGGCCATCACTTTGAACGAATCCGAGCATCTGCGCATGTGTCTGGAGGGTATCGAGTCCCTGGGATTCAAATGGGGGGACTGGCCGGTGCATTCCGCGCTTTGGCGTGCCGTGAGTGCTGAAGACTCATTGTTGGACCGTATTCTGATTGTGCACCGGTACCTTGAAGGCAGCGGTCTGGATGCGGGGGACACTTTGATCCGCCGACTGGAAGGACTGGGGTCCAATGGTCCTGTCCAAAAAATCGTAAAACAGATCAATCACGATGAAATCGGGCATGTGAATTTTGGATCAGAATGGTACCGCGAAATCTGCCGTCAGAAAAAGATGGAGGCAGGCGAGGATTTCTTCACGCGCATGGCGGATTTGCGCCTGCGCCTGCCAAAACGTATTGAGCCGGTGAATCGCGTATTGCGTTCCAAAGCCGGCTTTACGGATGAAGAGATTCAGTACTTTGAAAACCTGCGCCTTGATTTCATGAACAAGGACAAAAAGAACTAA
- a CDS encoding YebC/PmpR family DNA-binding transcriptional regulator encodes MGKSWKNAGKVEKAQQKGQIFTKLAREIAVAAKAGGPDPNANARLRMAIDAAKKVSCPNDTIERAIKKGAGLLDDGKVIEELTYEGYGPHGVGVIVECQTDNKHRTAPDMRHAFKSHEGNMGETGSVAWMFDRVGLIEGTKDGSFDPDEEAIEAGANEVFADEGTYEFFTAADDLDAVREALTSRGWKITKGELSYKAKNITELSDEQRKDVEEFLNYLDDMDDTHRVHATI; translated from the coding sequence ATGGGTAAATCATGGAAAAACGCCGGAAAAGTTGAGAAGGCTCAACAAAAAGGCCAAATATTCACCAAACTTGCGCGCGAGATTGCCGTTGCTGCGAAAGCTGGTGGCCCTGATCCCAATGCCAATGCTCGTCTTCGTATGGCGATCGATGCTGCCAAGAAAGTTTCCTGTCCGAATGACACTATCGAACGCGCGATCAAAAAAGGCGCGGGCCTTTTGGATGACGGCAAGGTGATCGAAGAGCTGACTTATGAAGGCTACGGTCCTCATGGCGTGGGTGTGATCGTGGAATGCCAAACCGACAACAAGCACAGAACCGCACCAGACATGCGTCACGCCTTTAAATCCCATGAAGGAAACATGGGTGAGACTGGTTCCGTAGCGTGGATGTTTGATCGCGTGGGTCTGATTGAAGGCACCAAAGACGGTTCTTTTGATCCGGACGAAGAAGCCATTGAAGCTGGCGCCAATGAAGTTTTCGCAGACGAAGGCACTTATGAGTTCTTCACCGCTGCAGACGATTTGGATGCCGTTCGTGAGGCACTAACCTCCCGCGGCTGGAAAATCACCAAAGGGGAATTGTCTTACAAAGCCAAGAACATCACCGAACTTTCCGACGAGCAAAGAAAAGACGTCGAAGAGTTCCTGAACTATCTTGACGATATGGATGACACTCACCGCGTTCACGCGACGATCTAA
- a CDS encoding trypsin-like serine peptidase, giving the protein MKRNSLVASISVAVAATFSVGFVNITPKVIYGEDNRVDVYQVQRADIREIADSTVALIPSRSVVRDAQGNFKINTTTYGHELDLCKSEPFFDQPTAANCSGSLVGEDLIATAGHCISTKDCATYSFVFGFRMLDAKTAPQTIAADDVYTCKEIVAREYTSAQDYALVRLDRPVRGHRVLTIQSTPVQPGDDIYVVGHPSGLPTKIADGAKVRSQKNGYFVTNLDTYGGNSGSAVFNARTNEIVGILVRGAQDFAYDRVNQCTVSNRCTDEGCRGEDVTNISFISQALKQ; this is encoded by the coding sequence GTGAAAAGGAATTCATTGGTCGCGTCCATCAGTGTCGCGGTTGCAGCAACGTTCTCAGTCGGTTTTGTTAATATCACTCCAAAAGTTATTTATGGCGAAGACAACCGTGTGGACGTGTACCAAGTCCAGCGCGCTGACATTCGTGAAATCGCGGACTCTACCGTGGCGTTGATTCCTTCGCGCTCTGTGGTGCGTGATGCTCAAGGCAACTTCAAAATCAACACAACAACCTATGGTCATGAATTGGATCTGTGTAAATCTGAGCCGTTCTTTGATCAGCCGACAGCCGCGAACTGTTCAGGCTCTCTGGTGGGTGAGGATCTGATCGCAACTGCTGGTCACTGTATCAGCACCAAAGACTGCGCCACTTACAGTTTTGTTTTCGGCTTCCGTATGCTGGATGCGAAAACAGCTCCGCAAACAATCGCGGCTGACGATGTCTACACTTGCAAAGAGATCGTGGCGCGCGAATACACTTCCGCTCAGGATTATGCCCTGGTTCGCCTGGACAGACCGGTTCGTGGTCACCGCGTTCTGACGATCCAGTCGACTCCGGTACAGCCGGGCGATGATATCTATGTGGTGGGTCACCCATCCGGTCTGCCAACCAAGATTGCCGATGGTGCGAAAGTTCGTTCTCAAAAGAACGGCTACTTCGTCACTAATCTGGACACCTATGGTGGGAACTCCGGTTCTGCTGTGTTTAATGCCCGCACAAATGAAATCGTGGGAATCCTTGTTCGTGGCGCACAGGACTTCGCCTATGACCGCGTAAATCAGTGCACAGTCAGCAATCGTTGCACGGACGAAGGCTGCCGTGGTGAAGATGTGACAAACATTTCTTTCATCTCTCAGGCCTTGAAGCAGTAA
- a CDS encoding lipid A deacylase LpxR family protein — MIKTLLLAAFVFAGLNPLAGAASRGESYSATIENDTRRMGGPNSDDDYSSGFRFAYIYAEDTIPSWAPTLTDWSKSLKKELTESTTNFGISLNQKIYTPENTDIKEPILDDRPYAAWLYLGFTANYKTETHSHSLELDIGIVGPPAMGEQVQNGFHHIVDVPEAQGWDNQLDTEPIVQVSYFQKVRFVDVLDKTTGRMFDVIPYAGASLGNALIAAHTGVIGRLGVNIPNDFGPTRPSASDGDMIKDPRESNGDLPWRAYVYGAARGNLVGHNIFIDGSIFHNGPHVTRKPFVAETEFGYGVQYMNFSFIWRFVTVSPEFEERDNFHSFASMTLSYYHDLD, encoded by the coding sequence TTGATTAAAACGTTGCTGCTGGCAGCATTTGTTTTTGCAGGACTCAACCCGCTGGCTGGCGCCGCCAGTCGCGGGGAATCCTACAGCGCAACAATCGAAAACGACACGCGCCGGATGGGCGGACCGAACTCGGATGACGATTACTCCAGCGGTTTTCGCTTTGCTTACATCTATGCCGAAGACACCATTCCATCATGGGCGCCGACCTTGACGGACTGGTCCAAATCACTAAAAAAAGAACTGACGGAATCCACCACGAATTTTGGGATCTCGCTCAATCAGAAAATCTACACACCGGAAAACACCGACATTAAAGAGCCCATCCTGGATGACCGTCCCTATGCGGCCTGGCTGTATCTGGGGTTCACTGCAAACTACAAGACAGAGACCCACAGTCACAGCCTGGAACTGGATATAGGAATCGTCGGACCTCCTGCCATGGGGGAACAGGTTCAAAATGGGTTCCACCACATTGTCGATGTGCCCGAAGCGCAAGGCTGGGACAATCAACTCGACACCGAGCCCATCGTGCAAGTCTCTTATTTTCAGAAGGTGCGTTTTGTAGATGTCCTGGATAAAACCACAGGACGCATGTTTGATGTGATTCCCTATGCCGGAGCGTCCCTGGGGAATGCCCTGATTGCCGCACACACCGGCGTGATTGGGCGGCTGGGAGTGAATATCCCCAACGATTTTGGTCCCACCCGACCCTCTGCATCTGATGGCGACATGATCAAGGACCCGCGCGAAAGCAACGGCGACCTTCCATGGCGGGCTTATGTTTACGGAGCCGCTCGCGGAAATCTGGTGGGTCATAATATCTTTATCGACGGAAGCATATTCCACAATGGTCCGCACGTGACCCGCAAGCCCTTTGTAGCCGAAACCGAGTTTGGCTACGGTGTTCAATACATGAACTTCAGCTTTATCTGGAGATTTGTGACGGTGTCACCGGAATTTGAGGAGCGCGACAACTTCCACAGCTTCGCCTCCATGACCCTGTCATATTATCACGATTTGGATTAG